AGACCGAAGCACGTTGAGTGTGGGAGTAGCCTGCGACCAGAACGGCACCCAGTCCGGTGAGTCAGCGTCCTGGCAGCGAACCTGGGGTCTGGGTCTCAGCGTTTCGCTCCGCCACTACTTCTAGTCCGTCAGCGTCGGCGTCCCGGCTTTCACAAGCAGTCTCTACTCGTCTTCGCCGCGGCCGGAGTCGGGGGGCCGGGGCTGGTGCTTCTTCATCTTGGCCCAGTATTGACGCCTGGCCAGGAACCTGAGTTCGCGCTGCATCTTCTCGAAGTTGTGGAGGCGCTTGGGGTCGAGCGTCCCGGCTTCGAGAGCGGCGCGAACCGCGCAGCCCGGCTCTTCGTCGTGCCGGCAGTCGCGAAACCGGCACTGCCGCGCAAGCGCCTCGACGTCTTCAAAGGCGCCTGCGACGTCGCTTTCGCTTCCCCAGAGCTGGAGTTCGCGCAGGCCGGGCGTATCCATGAGCAACCCACCACCGGGAAGCGGAATCAGCTCGCGCCGCGTGGTGACGTGCTGGCCCTTGCCGACCGCCTGGCTGACCGCGCCGGTCTGCTGCCGTTCGGCGCCGAGCAGGCGGTTGATGATGGTGGACTTGCCGACGCCGGAGGATCCGACGAAAGCGAGCGTCTCGCCCGGGCGGGCGTAGGCACGGATTGCTTCGAGCCCGGTGCCCTCGGCCGCGCTGGCCTGAAGGACTGACACCATCGCCTGAATCGGGCCGAGCTGCGCAAGCGCGGTCGCAGTGTTCGGACAGATGTCGGTCTTGTTCAGGACGACTACCGGCGTAGCGCCGCTCGCGAGCATGGCCGCGACGTAGCGTTCGATGCGGCGCGGGTTGAACTCCTGGTCGAGCCCGGTGACAAGAAAGACAGTGTCGACGTTGGCGGCGATGACCTGCTCTGCGGTCAGGCCGAGCGGGACCTTGCGCGAGATGGCAGTACGGCGAGGCACGAGGGCGTGGATGATCGCTTCGCCTGCGGAGTGGGGCCTGACCGCTACCCAGTCGCCGACCGCCGGGAACCCGCCGTGTTCCCCGGCCTCGTGACGGAACCGGCCGGAGAGTTCTGCCCACAGCTCGGCGCTGCCGTCGTGGACCAGGTAGAGCAGCTTCTCCTGGCTAATGACGCGCCCGGGGCGCAGACCGTCGGCTTCGTGCGGCGCGAATTGACGGCGGAAGAACTCACTCCAGCCGAGATCAGACAGACCGAGGTTGCCGTCCACCATGGTTGGGAGGCTATACGCGCCGCCCGTGAAGTCAAAGAGTGCCGCCAGGTAACGGTGGCGCGGCTTCGGTCTACCGCACCAGGGCGAACTTTTCGGAGAGCGAGCCTAGTCGTGCTACGTAGATGCCCGGCGTGAGTCCGCGCACCGGCAGGCGCGCGACCCGGGTGCCCAGGCTGAACCGGCGGACCAGCTTGCCGGCGCAGTCGTAGAGTCTCAGCGACGAGTGACCGGTGAGGGAAGGCGCCTGAACGAGCAACTCATCACGCACGGGATTCGGCCCAAGCGTCAAGCGTCTGGCGTCAGGCGTACGGCGTCCTTCCTCGACTCCCAGGGTCGGTTCGTAGATCTGCAGCCCGGCGCCGAAGTCCGCGACGTAGACGAGGCTGCCTTCGAGCCAGGCGGCCCAGGCCGTGTGCGGCGTGTCGTAGAAGGCTCGCTCGACCGGGTTTACCGGGTTGTTGCAGTCGATGACCCGCAGCCCGGCAGTCGCGTCGGAAACGTAGGCGTATCCGGCCTGCACTCGCACGGACATCGCCTGGCCCGGGGTGTCGTAGACACCCAGTTCTGAGGGGTTCGCCGGGTT
This DNA window, taken from candidate division WOR-3 bacterium, encodes the following:
- the rsgA gene encoding ribosome small subunit-dependent GTPase A, which encodes MVDGNLGLSDLGWSEFFRRQFAPHEADGLRPGRVISQEKLLYLVHDGSAELWAELSGRFRHEAGEHGGFPAVGDWVAVRPHSAGEAIIHALVPRRTAISRKVPLGLTAEQVIAANVDTVFLVTGLDQEFNPRRIERYVAAMLASGATPVVVLNKTDICPNTATALAQLGPIQAMVSVLQASAAEGTGLEAIRAYARPGETLAFVGSSGVGKSTIINRLLGAERQQTGAVSQAVGKGQHVTTRRELIPLPGGGLLMDTPGLRELQLWGSESDVAGAFEDVEALARQCRFRDCRHDEEPGCAVRAALEAGTLDPKRLHNFEKMQRELRFLARRQYWAKMKKHQPRPPDSGRGEDE